In Nocardioides sp. InS609-2, a single genomic region encodes these proteins:
- a CDS encoding ATP-dependent helicase, producing MTKVAKVAKVPDGADVNLSDEQRAARDCDDQYVVVLASAGSGKTEVVAQRVERILTGGTGFRVIALSYTRRAAAELRDRFASRLDEEHRRVETDTLHGFAQGLLLQYGTWIDLPAEPIIVVDDADRVELLQEWRSSMGMPLLDDPKEQLARLDLARARGEDDPIAEDWDTALTEAGALDYEAMLARAKELLDVPAVARLVARVFRHVIVDEAQNLTASQYEFLKQLFLAGRDVSHVMLVGDDKQSIVGFAGASPQYLHEFERDFSATVFRLTQNFRSAADIVTLGDRIAAALGDPPSTSENYAARGSVGRMNYTDERAEAIGISEWVSHLLADGLPSAALAPGEDPTIRAEDIAVLGRTASSLRASQAALESAGHTVAVATHADDWLGSDVARSAWLLATFRPDSAVSRRRIQRELSVDAGSRDSARDSLSGSHAEELREFAAPLSPQEFVIQIETLDVHDDEFWARDQAEILSVWKNFCDRAPQTDRSWPQFELFVARWQRGDGQGVGVRLHTVHKAQGREYKAVAVIGLNDGQFPDFRARTAKDLEAELRAFYVAVTRPSRALLLTRPERIQTRNGPWARPASRFLEYVG from the coding sequence ATGACGAAGGTGGCGAAGGTGGCGAAGGTGCCTGACGGTGCAGACGTCAACCTCAGCGACGAGCAACGCGCCGCGCGAGACTGCGACGACCAATACGTCGTTGTCTTGGCCAGCGCCGGAAGCGGCAAGACCGAGGTGGTAGCCCAGCGGGTGGAGCGGATCTTGACCGGCGGCACCGGGTTCCGAGTCATCGCACTGTCGTACACGCGCAGGGCGGCCGCTGAGTTACGCGATCGATTCGCATCGAGACTCGACGAGGAACATCGGCGCGTCGAGACCGACACGCTCCACGGATTCGCTCAGGGCCTGCTCCTGCAGTACGGCACTTGGATAGACCTCCCGGCAGAACCGATCATCGTGGTCGACGACGCCGACCGCGTCGAGCTGCTCCAGGAGTGGCGGTCGTCGATGGGAATGCCCCTCCTGGACGACCCGAAAGAACAGTTGGCGCGATTGGACCTCGCGAGGGCCAGAGGGGAGGACGACCCAATCGCGGAGGACTGGGATACTGCGCTAACCGAGGCTGGCGCACTGGACTATGAAGCGATGCTCGCTCGAGCGAAGGAGTTACTAGACGTCCCAGCGGTGGCCAGGTTGGTCGCTCGCGTGTTCCGCCACGTGATCGTGGATGAGGCCCAGAACCTCACGGCATCGCAGTACGAATTCCTTAAGCAACTATTCCTCGCAGGACGCGACGTGTCACACGTGATGCTGGTGGGTGACGATAAACAGTCGATCGTAGGCTTCGCGGGCGCTAGTCCCCAATACTTGCATGAGTTCGAGCGCGACTTTAGCGCAACGGTCTTCCGGCTAACCCAGAACTTTCGGTCGGCAGCTGACATCGTCACTCTCGGCGACCGGATCGCGGCTGCGCTCGGTGACCCACCGTCTACGTCGGAGAATTATGCCGCCCGGGGCAGCGTGGGGAGGATGAACTACACAGATGAGCGAGCCGAGGCTATTGGCATCTCCGAGTGGGTGAGTCACCTACTGGCCGACGGTCTCCCTTCCGCGGCGCTCGCCCCTGGCGAGGACCCTACGATTCGAGCCGAAGACATCGCCGTGCTCGGACGGACAGCCTCGAGCCTTCGAGCTTCCCAGGCTGCTCTAGAAAGCGCCGGCCATACCGTCGCGGTAGCCACCCACGCGGACGACTGGCTAGGTTCTGACGTCGCCCGGTCCGCGTGGCTCTTGGCCACTTTCAGGCCAGATTCCGCCGTGTCGCGTCGCCGGATTCAGCGCGAGTTGTCAGTAGATGCGGGCAGTAGAGACTCAGCCCGCGACTCACTGTCGGGATCTCACGCTGAGGAGTTGCGTGAGTTCGCCGCTCCACTCAGCCCACAAGAGTTTGTAATCCAGATCGAGACACTCGACGTCCATGATGATGAGTTCTGGGCGAGGGACCAGGCAGAGATCTTGTCCGTCTGGAAGAACTTCTGCGATCGCGCTCCACAGACCGACCGATCCTGGCCTCAGTTCGAACTGTTCGTCGCCAGGTGGCAGCGCGGAGATGGCCAAGGTGTTGGTGTTCGGCTGCACACAGTTCATAAGGCGCAAGGGCGCGAGTACAAGGCCGTCGCGGTGATCGGCCTGAATGACGGACAGTTCCCGGACTTCAGGGCCCGGACCGCGAAGGACCTCGAGGCTGAGTTGCGGGCGTTCTACGTAGCTGTCACACGGCCCAGTCGTGCGCTGCTACTCACGAGACCGGAAAGGATTCAAACCCGAAACGGGCCGTGGGCGCGTCCAGCATCACGCTTTCTTGAGTATGTCGGCTAG
- a CDS encoding IS1380 family transposase, which yields MEGTLQVKRSSWSRGLSVTGGGVGVVAHAGSVGLRLVGDRTGLTGQLSKALARRSFTPAHDRGRVLVDVAVMIADGGEAIADIEVLRHQEPVLGAVASQATVWRALDEISPGQVKKIAVARARTRRHVWALMNASPEGFPASKVAGTDLGEVVVLDVDATVVITHSEKELASATFKRTFGYHPIGVWCDNTGEFLAATLRTGKAGSNTATDHIEVLTAAIAQVPAAQRKNLLIRSDGAGASHKLLAWLTEQGRVRGRRLEYSVGYAVTEKIREAIKVVPKHVWTPASDADGGVREGGDVAELTDLLDLTAWPPGMRLIVRRERPHPGAQLSLFEEADGWRYQVIATNTTTGQLAFLEARHRAHARVEDRIRIAKDTGLGRFPSREFAINQAWLTATMIAADLTAWTRLLAFTGEAAVLAGCEPKALRYRLLHAPARLVHTGRRRQLRIPDTWPWAAAIVATFANIAAIPPPA from the coding sequence CTGGAAGGCACTCTGCAGGTGAAGCGTAGTTCGTGGTCGAGGGGTCTGTCAGTAACTGGGGGCGGTGTCGGCGTGGTGGCCCACGCGGGAAGCGTCGGGCTGCGTCTCGTAGGTGATCGGACCGGGCTGACTGGACAGCTCTCGAAGGCCCTGGCACGACGTTCGTTCACCCCTGCCCATGACCGCGGCCGGGTCCTGGTCGATGTCGCGGTGATGATCGCCGACGGCGGTGAAGCGATCGCTGACATCGAGGTCCTGCGCCACCAGGAACCCGTGCTCGGTGCGGTGGCCTCGCAGGCCACGGTCTGGCGGGCTTTGGATGAGATCAGCCCCGGGCAGGTCAAGAAAATCGCCGTGGCCAGAGCCAGGACACGGCGCCACGTCTGGGCACTCATGAACGCCTCACCCGAAGGGTTCCCTGCCTCGAAGGTCGCCGGCACCGACCTCGGTGAGGTGGTCGTGCTCGATGTCGATGCCACGGTCGTGATCACCCACTCCGAGAAAGAGTTGGCATCGGCGACGTTCAAGCGGACGTTCGGGTACCACCCGATCGGGGTGTGGTGCGACAACACAGGCGAGTTCCTCGCCGCCACGTTGCGGACCGGGAAGGCGGGGTCGAACACCGCGACCGATCACATCGAAGTCCTCACCGCGGCAATCGCCCAGGTCCCCGCCGCACAACGCAAGAACCTGCTGATCCGCAGCGATGGCGCGGGTGCCTCCCACAAGCTCCTGGCCTGGCTCACCGAACAAGGCCGCGTGCGGGGACGTCGCTTGGAGTACAGCGTCGGCTACGCAGTCACCGAGAAGATCCGCGAAGCCATCAAGGTCGTCCCCAAGCACGTGTGGACACCCGCGTCCGATGCTGATGGTGGGGTCCGCGAAGGTGGTGACGTCGCCGAGCTCACCGACCTCCTTGACCTGACGGCATGGCCGCCCGGGATGCGGCTCATCGTGCGCCGCGAACGACCCCACCCCGGTGCGCAGCTGTCGCTGTTCGAAGAAGCCGACGGGTGGCGCTACCAAGTGATCGCGACCAACACCACCACCGGACAGCTGGCGTTCCTCGAAGCCCGTCACCGTGCTCACGCCCGCGTCGAGGACCGGATCCGGATCGCCAAGGACACCGGCCTGGGCAGATTCCCCTCACGTGAGTTCGCGATCAACCAGGCCTGGCTGACAGCGACCATGATCGCTGCCGACCTCACCGCCTGGACCAGACTTCTGGCCTTCACCGGCGAGGCTGCTGTGCTCGCCGGCTGTGAGCCGAAAGCGTTGCGCTACCGACTCCTGCACGCACCAGCACGCCTGGTCCACACCGGGCGCCGGCGACAACTCCGGATCCCCGACACCTGGCCCTGGGCGGCAGCGATCGTCGCGACATTCGCCAACATCGCAGCGATCCCACCACCAGCCTGA
- a CDS encoding AAA family ATPase, translating to MRDRLGVLADAVNGIGIPHVSALPGRLEELVRLIEIALDTGGGAMPMRLHGAGARSLASLQVQSVLYERRLGRDGSDFPIHPVTMIEEPEAHLHPQACFDLAELLLAVPGQVVVSTHSSHLVTVAEIGSLRLVRSNADGCQVHDMTPSDTEATKPPALRLDVAQAEWEKIKRYVERPFGELLFASALVIGDGASERGFLPHILKGALARIIHGSAA from the coding sequence GTGCGCGACAGACTCGGCGTGTTAGCGGACGCCGTCAACGGGATCGGGATTCCGCATGTGAGTGCACTGCCGGGCCGTCTTGAGGAACTCGTTCGACTGATCGAAATTGCCCTCGACACCGGTGGTGGTGCGATGCCCATGCGCCTGCACGGCGCGGGCGCTCGCAGCCTGGCGTCGCTCCAGGTTCAGAGTGTTCTGTACGAGCGGAGGCTTGGACGGGACGGGTCGGATTTCCCAATCCACCCCGTGACAATGATTGAAGAGCCCGAGGCGCACCTCCACCCTCAGGCCTGCTTCGACCTCGCCGAACTGTTATTGGCGGTGCCGGGCCAGGTGGTCGTGAGCACCCACTCATCGCACCTTGTGACTGTCGCTGAGATCGGCTCGCTCCGACTTGTTCGAAGCAACGCCGATGGATGTCAGGTTCACGACATGACACCCTCCGATACCGAGGCGACAAAGCCGCCAGCCCTCCGGCTGGATGTCGCTCAGGCGGAATGGGAGAAGATCAAACGCTACGTAGAACGGCCCTTCGGAGAGCTCCTGTTCGCCAGTGCGCTCGTCATTGGCGACGGAGCATCTGAACGAGGATTCCTTCCCCACATACTGAAAGGGGCGCTAGCCCGGATCATTCACGGGTCGGCGGCTTGA
- a CDS encoding DEAD/DEAH box helicase family protein: MTEPDAVSVEPLASPIINTPYAVPSRHFEIGPTGPKAIIESRRPSESYIPVAPVRKGRTRGADRTVQETLPLTHEQVVKNTLIDELRGEVAVWRNRRYDGVTPISRKLLEHWADPDRDNRVLFAQREAAETAIFLAEVSGRKTSYGVIRDWRTELGEINDEHNAGLPRVALKMATGSGKTVVMAMLIAWHTLNKVTSPRDARFVRRFLVITPGITIRDRLRVLQPSDPGNYYDLRDLIPPDLRGQLGKAQILITNYHAFLPKDSREIKGVSITTRRILTQGRNDPFRETEPAMVARVLRGWGVGSGRRQSDILVLNDEAHHCYVNKPISLDDEVEEGDKEDESRNLDARKWFTGIQAISRVVGVKQVYDMSATPFYLAGSGYKEGFIFPWAVSDFSLMDAIESGIVKVPRIPVDDDAAHEAVTYLNLWESVGKPGVLPRRNRKDLDVASWVPPDELIGALRSLYRSYEREFAHWDRELRPLGHTPPVFIVVCPNTAVSKLVYDWVAGTDLARDDGSVVTSPGNLPLFDNYRDGIALARPRTILVDSAQLESGESMKRDFKEAAAAEIEAFKTELRVRNPGADVDDITDEDLLREVMNTVGKADRLGEQVRCVVSVAMLTEGWDANTVTHILGIRAFKSQLLCEQVVGRGLRRRSYDVNEDGFFEPEYAAVYGVPFAFIPTDRPAIEPKPPRPSTLVRTIEGREALRITWPNLTGYRLELLDDPMWLSDDVSRFVIGPGTVPTWTEAAPVVGESERVEDAPEVQRAAEVAFRLAARLVRTHFTADEDDPRPWLFPELVRICREWIDRAVIVEAGFELSYLTRFVSWQARAADAVYQAVIRQENNRTARLRPMLRPFDPEGSTAAVAFHSRKVAIVTDPDRCEISHVVLDGSGADGGNTWEQLMMAYAEAHPRVAAYVKNDHLGFSIPYVHQGRSHDYVPDFLLRLRRAGDEAFDRTLVVEVSGAQKRVHSPLSSDAKVAVARDAWCVAVNNHGGFGRWGYLEVTEMPTLKRTLDTAIQTLYDDGPITGDVDGFEFSNDDEGTG; encoded by the coding sequence ATGACGGAACCGGATGCCGTGTCCGTCGAGCCGCTTGCCAGCCCCATCATCAACACGCCCTACGCCGTCCCGAGTCGTCACTTCGAGATCGGCCCCACCGGACCGAAAGCGATTATCGAGTCGCGTCGGCCGAGCGAGTCCTACATTCCGGTCGCCCCCGTCCGTAAGGGCCGCACCCGTGGCGCAGACCGCACCGTGCAAGAGACACTGCCGCTCACCCACGAGCAGGTCGTCAAGAACACCCTGATCGACGAGCTGCGCGGTGAGGTCGCGGTCTGGCGCAACCGGCGGTACGACGGGGTCACACCGATCTCCCGCAAGCTGCTGGAGCACTGGGCCGACCCCGATCGGGACAACCGGGTCCTCTTTGCCCAGCGCGAGGCCGCCGAGACAGCGATCTTCCTGGCCGAGGTGAGCGGCCGCAAGACGTCGTACGGTGTGATCCGCGACTGGCGCACCGAGCTGGGCGAGATCAACGACGAGCACAACGCCGGCCTGCCGCGCGTGGCGCTCAAGATGGCGACCGGATCGGGCAAGACGGTCGTGATGGCCATGCTGATCGCCTGGCACACACTCAACAAGGTGACCAGCCCGCGCGACGCCCGCTTCGTCCGTCGTTTCCTCGTGATCACTCCTGGCATCACGATCCGGGACCGACTTCGGGTGCTGCAGCCGAGCGACCCGGGCAACTACTACGACCTGCGCGACCTCATCCCGCCCGACCTGCGCGGCCAGCTCGGCAAGGCGCAGATCCTGATCACCAACTACCACGCCTTCCTGCCGAAGGACTCCCGTGAGATCAAGGGAGTCTCCATCACGACGCGCAGAATCCTCACGCAGGGCAGGAACGACCCTTTCAGGGAGACCGAGCCGGCAATGGTGGCTCGAGTCCTCCGGGGCTGGGGAGTCGGTAGCGGACGTCGACAGAGCGACATCCTGGTCCTCAACGACGAAGCCCATCACTGCTACGTCAACAAGCCGATCAGTCTCGATGACGAGGTGGAGGAGGGTGACAAGGAGGACGAGTCGCGCAACCTCGATGCTCGCAAGTGGTTCACCGGGATCCAGGCGATCTCCCGGGTCGTGGGGGTCAAGCAGGTCTACGACATGAGCGCCACGCCCTTCTACCTCGCCGGATCGGGCTACAAGGAAGGGTTCATCTTTCCTTGGGCGGTCAGTGACTTCTCACTGATGGACGCGATCGAGTCCGGCATCGTCAAGGTGCCGCGGATTCCGGTCGATGACGACGCGGCCCACGAGGCGGTCACTTACCTGAACCTGTGGGAGTCCGTAGGGAAGCCCGGCGTCCTGCCAAGGCGAAACCGCAAGGATCTCGACGTCGCCAGCTGGGTGCCACCCGACGAGCTAATCGGGGCCCTGCGCAGCCTGTACCGCTCCTACGAGCGCGAGTTCGCGCATTGGGACCGGGAGCTACGCCCGCTGGGGCACACCCCACCGGTCTTCATCGTGGTCTGCCCCAACACTGCCGTCTCGAAGCTGGTCTACGACTGGGTCGCCGGCACCGACCTCGCACGGGACGACGGCAGCGTCGTCACCTCGCCCGGTAATCTGCCGCTCTTCGACAACTATCGCGACGGCATCGCCCTGGCTCGGCCGCGAACGATCTTGGTTGACTCGGCCCAGCTCGAGTCCGGCGAGAGCATGAAGAGGGACTTCAAGGAGGCTGCGGCCGCCGAGATCGAGGCGTTCAAGACCGAGCTGCGCGTGCGCAATCCCGGCGCAGACGTAGATGACATCACTGATGAGGACCTGCTGCGTGAGGTCATGAACACCGTCGGCAAGGCTGATCGGCTCGGTGAGCAGGTGCGGTGCGTGGTCTCGGTCGCGATGCTCACCGAGGGGTGGGACGCCAACACCGTCACTCACATTCTCGGAATCCGTGCCTTCAAGAGCCAGCTCCTGTGCGAGCAGGTCGTGGGACGTGGGCTGCGGCGCCGCTCCTACGACGTGAACGAAGACGGGTTCTTCGAACCGGAGTACGCCGCGGTCTATGGAGTGCCGTTCGCGTTCATCCCGACCGACCGCCCAGCGATTGAACCGAAGCCACCCCGTCCCTCCACCCTGGTCCGCACCATTGAGGGGCGCGAGGCACTGCGCATCACGTGGCCAAACCTCACGGGCTACCGGCTCGAGCTCCTCGATGACCCGATGTGGCTCTCCGACGACGTTTCGCGATTCGTGATCGGGCCGGGCACCGTGCCGACCTGGACCGAGGCCGCTCCGGTTGTGGGCGAGAGCGAACGTGTCGAGGACGCACCCGAGGTGCAGCGAGCAGCCGAGGTGGCATTCCGTCTGGCCGCCCGACTGGTCAGGACGCACTTCACGGCCGACGAGGACGATCCTCGTCCGTGGCTCTTTCCGGAGCTGGTGCGGATCTGCCGTGAGTGGATCGACCGTGCGGTCATCGTCGAGGCGGGCTTCGAGCTCAGCTATCTGACGCGCTTCGTCTCCTGGCAGGCACGCGCCGCGGACGCGGTCTACCAGGCCGTGATTCGCCAGGAGAACAATCGGACGGCCCGGCTGCGCCCGATGCTGCGCCCGTTCGACCCGGAGGGCTCAACGGCAGCGGTAGCGTTCCACAGTCGCAAGGTCGCGATCGTCACCGATCCCGACCGCTGCGAGATCAGCCACGTAGTGCTCGACGGATCGGGCGCCGATGGGGGCAACACATGGGAGCAGCTGATGATGGCCTACGCCGAGGCACACCCTCGGGTGGCTGCGTACGTGAAGAATGACCACCTCGGCTTCTCGATCCCGTACGTGCATCAGGGGCGCAGCCACGACTACGTGCCCGACTTCCTCCTGCGTCTGCGACGCGCAGGCGATGAAGCATTTGACCGCACTCTGGTGGTGGAGGTCTCCGGCGCGCAGAAGCGCGTGCACTCGCCTCTGTCGTCGGACGCCAAGGTCGCAGTCGCACGCGATGCCTGGTGCGTGGCCGTCAACAACCACGGCGGCTTCGGACGGTGGGGCTATCTGGAGGTCACCGAGATGCCCACGCTCAAGCGGACCCTCGACACTGCCATCCAGACGCTCTACGACGATGGCCCGATCACCGGGGACGTCGACGGCTTCGAGTTCAGCAACGATGACGAAGGGACCGGCTGA
- a CDS encoding site-specific integrase — MTTPTRRANGEGSRPVQRKDGRWQILIRHTDVYGVRKRVTVTGPTAKETRVKAEEVRARLKKELPASDTRQLVDQYAQTWIETTLANSDRKTSTKSMYAAVARHHIIGSPLGATPMHRVRPSAVDGWLAELRRKGLSDSTRRNAYTILRAVFDAAVKDRELADNPVAAVPRPRVEVKEAEYLTPEQVKSLLEAASGTRYGLLFEFLVNTGLRRGEALALKWRSHVKEDDGWLKIRGTLTREDGELVITSTKTAKSRREVPITDRTAAILQELRARQVAERDRASSQWNEKGYVFTTAFGEPCDPRNALRALKVAADQAGLGSIGLHTLRHSAASTMLANGVPLKVVSEILGHSSISITGDIYGHVSPDISVAAMQVLSDALR; from the coding sequence ATGACTACACCGACTCGACGCGCGAACGGCGAGGGATCCCGACCTGTGCAGCGCAAGGACGGTCGATGGCAGATCCTGATCCGCCACACCGACGTTTACGGCGTCCGCAAGCGCGTGACGGTCACCGGACCAACGGCCAAGGAGACCCGAGTGAAGGCAGAGGAGGTCCGAGCCAGGCTGAAGAAGGAGCTGCCGGCCAGCGACACTCGCCAGCTCGTCGATCAGTACGCCCAGACCTGGATCGAGACGACCCTGGCGAACTCGGACCGCAAGACGAGCACCAAGTCGATGTACGCCGCGGTCGCCCGCCACCACATCATCGGCAGCCCGCTCGGCGCAACGCCGATGCACCGGGTGCGGCCAAGCGCGGTCGACGGCTGGCTGGCGGAACTACGCCGCAAGGGCCTCAGCGACTCCACCCGGCGCAACGCCTACACAATCCTGCGCGCTGTCTTCGACGCTGCCGTCAAGGACCGCGAGCTTGCCGACAACCCCGTGGCTGCGGTCCCGCGTCCCCGAGTCGAGGTGAAGGAGGCGGAGTACCTCACTCCTGAGCAGGTGAAGAGCCTGCTCGAAGCGGCCAGCGGTACCCGCTACGGCCTGCTCTTCGAGTTCCTGGTCAACACTGGCCTCCGCCGCGGTGAGGCGCTCGCGCTCAAGTGGCGCAGTCACGTCAAGGAGGACGACGGCTGGCTCAAGATCCGCGGCACCCTGACGCGCGAGGACGGCGAGCTCGTGATCACAAGCACCAAGACCGCGAAGTCCCGCCGCGAGGTGCCGATTACCGACCGCACGGCCGCCATCCTCCAGGAGCTGCGTGCGCGTCAGGTCGCCGAACGTGACCGGGCCAGCTCGCAATGGAACGAGAAGGGCTACGTCTTCACCACCGCGTTCGGCGAGCCCTGCGACCCTCGCAACGCGCTCCGGGCGCTCAAGGTGGCGGCCGACCAGGCGGGCCTTGGCAGCATCGGCCTTCACACCCTCCGCCACTCCGCCGCCAGCACCATGCTCGCCAACGGCGTCCCGCTCAAGGTGGTCTCGGAGATCCTGGGCCACTCCTCGATCAGCATCACCGGCGACATCTACGGACACGTCTCCCCCGACATCAGCGTGGCCGCGATGCAGGTGCTGAGCGATGCCCTTCGGTGA
- a CDS encoding DUF86 domain-containing protein produces the protein MQPESPALIWDARRAAGRVLEFVADRNWDDYQQDVMLRSAVERQFQIIGEALNRLRKVDPDTAGRVPELARIVAFRNVLVHGYAQIDDALVWEVASTRVPALSDVLAGLLDDP, from the coding sequence ATGCAGCCTGAGTCGCCGGCGCTGATCTGGGACGCCCGCCGAGCGGCAGGTCGCGTCCTCGAGTTCGTGGCAGACCGGAACTGGGACGACTACCAGCAAGATGTCATGCTCCGTTCGGCAGTCGAGCGCCAGTTTCAGATCATCGGCGAGGCGCTCAACCGGCTCCGCAAGGTCGATCCAGACACCGCGGGTAGGGTCCCGGAGCTCGCCAGGATCGTCGCCTTCCGCAACGTGCTGGTGCACGGCTACGCGCAGATCGACGACGCGCTCGTCTGGGAAGTCGCGTCGACGCGGGTCCCGGCCCTGTCGGATGTGCTGGCCGGACTCTTGGATGACCCGTAG
- a CDS encoding nucleotidyltransferase domain-containing protein, whose protein sequence is MAGPLALDRPAIEALCRKYAVRRLLLFGSASTNRFDEATSDVDFLVEFEDALGSRFDAYFGLKEGLEALFGRPVDLVSAAALENPYFAKSLASTSRELYAA, encoded by the coding sequence ATGGCAGGACCGCTCGCGCTCGATCGCCCCGCGATCGAGGCGCTCTGTCGGAAGTACGCCGTGCGTCGCCTCCTGCTGTTCGGCTCCGCCAGTACGAACCGTTTCGACGAGGCGACCAGCGACGTCGACTTCCTTGTCGAGTTCGAGGACGCACTCGGGAGCCGCTTCGATGCCTACTTCGGCCTCAAGGAGGGCCTTGAGGCGCTCTTCGGGCGCCCGGTCGACCTCGTCTCGGCGGCTGCCCTGGAGAACCCGTACTTCGCGAAGTCCCTCGCCAGCACCAGTCGAGAGCTGTATGCAGCCTGA
- a CDS encoding IS630 family transposase translates to MANRPAPALVLRAGDREELERWTRASTVTASAAKRARIVLLADDGVANTRIAELVDATVTTVLLWRQRYQAKGLVGLADQPRSGRPRTLDHRAIVAETLKPPPKKLGVTHWSSRLLAERLKISNTSVARAWRAYGVKPWKAESFRFSTDPELAGKVTDICGLYLAPPQNAIVLCVDEKSQIQALDRTVPILPMQEGRIERRSHDYYRHGTSTLFAALDIATGQVTAALKQRHRHQEFLAFLKQIERAYRHVLDSDGEPVELHLVMDNYAAHKHTNVRAWLEKNPRFKVHFTPTHASWMNLVEVWFGIVERQAIRRGVFKSVKDLNTKIRTFIDGWNDRSHPFVWTKTAEEILKKANRPTTSNPRH, encoded by the coding sequence ATGGCGAATCGTCCTGCTCCGGCCCTTGTTCTGCGTGCTGGCGATCGCGAAGAGCTCGAACGTTGGACCCGGGCATCGACAGTGACGGCGTCTGCTGCGAAGCGTGCCCGGATCGTGTTGCTCGCGGACGACGGGGTGGCCAACACCCGGATCGCGGAGCTGGTCGACGCGACGGTGACCACGGTGTTGTTGTGGCGGCAGCGGTACCAGGCCAAGGGGTTGGTTGGTCTGGCTGATCAGCCGCGGTCTGGTCGTCCGCGGACGCTGGACCATCGTGCGATCGTGGCCGAGACCTTGAAGCCGCCGCCGAAGAAGCTGGGTGTCACGCACTGGTCCTCGCGACTGCTTGCCGAGCGTCTGAAGATCAGCAACACCTCGGTCGCCCGCGCGTGGCGGGCCTACGGGGTCAAGCCGTGGAAGGCCGAATCGTTCCGGTTCTCCACCGACCCCGAGCTGGCCGGGAAGGTCACCGACATCTGCGGTCTCTACCTCGCGCCACCACAGAACGCGATCGTGCTGTGCGTGGATGAGAAGTCCCAGATCCAGGCGCTGGACCGCACCGTCCCGATCCTGCCCATGCAGGAGGGGCGGATCGAGCGCCGATCCCACGACTACTACCGACACGGTACCTCGACCCTTTTCGCCGCCCTCGACATCGCCACCGGGCAAGTCACCGCCGCCCTCAAGCAACGGCACCGACATCAGGAGTTCCTGGCGTTCCTCAAGCAGATCGAACGGGCCTACCGACACGTCCTCGACAGCGACGGCGAGCCCGTCGAGCTGCACCTGGTGATGGACAACTACGCCGCACACAAACACACGAACGTCCGCGCGTGGCTCGAGAAGAACCCGCGGTTCAAGGTCCACTTCACCCCGACCCACGCCTCCTGGATGAACCTGGTCGAGGTCTGGTTCGGCATCGTCGAGCGACAAGCCATCCGCCGCGGAGTGTTCAAGTCCGTCAAAGACCTCAACACCAAGATCCGCACCTTCATCGACGGCTGGAACGACCGCTCCCACCCCTTCGTGTGGACAAAGACCGCCGAGGAAATCCTCAAGAAGGCCAACCGTCCAACAACTTCAAATCCGCGCCACTAG
- a CDS encoding helix-turn-helix domain-containing protein, translated as MNDKLLYRIPEVVAILNVSRSKVYELLSSGTLPSVHIDRTRLVRHEDLVAYVESLPMAG; from the coding sequence ATGAACGACAAGCTGCTCTACCGCATCCCGGAGGTCGTCGCGATCCTGAACGTCAGCCGCTCGAAGGTCTACGAGTTGCTGAGCTCCGGCACCCTGCCCTCGGTCCACATCGACCGCACCCGGCTGGTCCGGCATGAGGACCTGGTCGCGTACGTCGAGTCGCTGCCGATGGCCGGGTGA